One segment of Anastrepha obliqua isolate idAnaObli1 chromosome 3, idAnaObli1_1.0, whole genome shotgun sequence DNA contains the following:
- the LOC129242463 gene encoding polycomb protein Scm, with protein sequence MGTLHVCFADLPHYKSATSAIAASSLTTLSQTGALAELSAAMDTANCTTTMTEQTELSKDMPPCSLSPGANSAHSTSPTPRYERNMSFFHQLSRRFGLLRSSDDPVFSAAEDDSTDSCSSTTGAIMSMQRSIGVSATSSLCAPNGENTVSSSRNNNHETHLQTSTACMKDSQGSSSEHISCASSETSSTTDMEEPQEQQTHSPTATAKLPTLKERPLSARANLSRFHRRSTSSIRRAFESFSLSTRSLSCGGATSNITPLAAEHTQCTTNNSNTTIKSVLKYNSNIELNRKSQTGGGGCNTSYSASSLHFSSASNKTAASATLKSSKGKTKPPPQRILRQPISYTYLKGISGLPTQRVPRSAVCCQYARR encoded by the coding sequence ATGGGCACTTTGCACGTCTGCTTCGCCGATCTGCCGCATTATAAAAGTGCCACTTCAGCCATAGCAGCGTCATCCTTAACCACCCTAAGTCAAACCGGAGCACTGGCTGAACTAAGTGCAGCCATGGACACCGCTAACTGCACTACAACAATGACAGAGCAAACTGAACTCAGCAAGGACATGCCACCATGCAGCCTATCGCCCGGAGCCAACAGTGCACACAGTACTTCGCCAACTCCACGCTACGAGCGCAACATGAGCTTCTTTCACCAACTCAGCCGCCGCTTTGGCCTGCTGCGCTCCAGCGATGACCCAGTTTTCAGCGCTGCCGAAGATGACTCGACCGATTCGTGTTCCTCGACTACAGGTGCAATAATGTCGATGCAACGCTCAATCGGTGTATCTGCGACGTCATCGTTATGTGCGCCAAACGGCGAAAATACTGTAAGCAGCAGTCGCAACAATAACCATGAAACACACTTGCAAACAAGTACCGCTTGCATGAAGGACAGCCAAGGCTCGAGCAGTGAACATATTTCGTGCGCTTCCAGCGAGACGAGCAGCACAACCGATATGGAGGAACCACAAGAACAGCAGACacattcaccaacagctacTGCCAAATTGCCAACATTGAAGGAACGACCCCTCAGTGCACGAGCGAACTTATCACGTTTTCATCGCCGTTCCACATCTTCCATACGACGCGCATTCGAAAGTTTCTCACTATCAACACGTTCATTATCATGCGGCGGAGCTACTTCGAATATCACGCCCCTAGCCGCAGAGCACACACAATGCACCACCAACAACAGTAATACAACTATCAAATCGGTACTCAAATATAATTCTAATATTGAGTTAAATAGAAAATCGCAAACGGGAGGTGGTGGCTGTAATACGTCATATTCCGCTTCAAGTTTACATTTTTCGTCAGCATCAAACAAAACTGCAGCGTCGGCGACATTAAAGTCATCGAAAGGCAAAACGAAGCCACCACCGCAACGTATACTGCGCCAACCCATCTCCTATACGTATCTGAAGGGCATATCCGGTCTACCGACGCAGCGAGTGCCTCGCAGCGCTGTCTGCTGTCAGTATGCAAGGCGTTGA